Genomic DNA from Streptomyces venezuelae:
GGGGACGTGCGGTGGGACGCGGACTACTCCTCCAGCTCGCCGCCCCCGCCGGAGAACTGCGCGAGCCGGAACACCACGAACTCGGCGGGCTTGACCGGCGCGATGCCGATCTCGCAGACGACCCGGCCGAGGTCGACCGACTCCGGCGGGTTGGTCTCCTCGTCGCACTTGACGTAGAAGGCGTCCTCGGGGCGCGCGCCGAACAGGGCGCCCGAGCGCCACTCGTTGACCAGGAACGCCGAGACGTTGCGGCGGATGCGCGCCCACAGGGCGTGGTCGTTCGGCTCGAACACCACCCACTGCGTGCCGATGAGGATCGACTCTTCGAGGTAGTTGAAGTAGCGGCGCACGTTCAGGTAGCGCCACGCCGGGTCGGACGCCATCGTGCGCGCGCCCCACACGCGGATGCCGCGGCCCGGGAAGGCGCGGATGCAGTTCACGCCGATCGGGTTGAGCAGGTCCTGCTCGCCGCGGGTGATCTGCAGGTCCAGGTCGACCGCGCCGCGCACGATCTCGTTGGCCGGCGCCTTGTGCACGCCGCGCTCGGCGTCGTTGCGCGCCCAGATGCCCGCCATGTGGCCGGACGGCGGCACGACCACCGACTGCCCCGACGCCGGGTCGAAGGACTTGATCCAGGGGTAGTAGAGAGCGGCGTAGCGCGAGTCGTAGCCGGCCAGCTCCTGGCGCCACTGCCGGACCTGGCGGGCGTTCAGCGACGGCGGCGGGTCGATGATGGCCATCCGGTCGCCCATCAGCTCGCAGTGCGAGATGAGGCCGAGCTGGACCGCCTTGACCTGCTCCTCGTCGATGATGCCCTGCTGGTAGGCGGCCATCAGGTCGGGCACCGCGACCATGTTGATCTCGTCGAGGGCCTCCAGGCCGCCGAAGCCGGTGCGGTCCGAGGAGTCGCCGATGAACTGGGCGGTCTCGATGCGCGACACCTGGCCGTTCGCGTCGGGCACGGCGGGGGCGGCGGGCGCCGGGGGCGCCAGGGTCACGGTCTGCGCGTCGGGCTTGGCCAGCTGGCCGCCCGCCGTGGAGGCCTCCTCCAGGGCGATCGTCTTGGAGCGCTGCCTGACCTGCGTGACCACGTAGTTGCGGGCGGTCTTCTTCGCGCTGACGTCGAAGTTCTCGACGACCTTGTCGCCGTCCTTGACGATCAGCTTGAAGCGGTCGGCGGCACCCTCGCCCTCGCCGTCCTGCACCTCGACGGTCAGCGCGCCGCCGTCCG
This window encodes:
- a CDS encoding phage tail sheath family protein; its protein translation is MPNYLSPGVYIEEVASGSRPIEGVGTSVAAFVGLAPRGPLNEPTLVTNWSQYVAAFGEFTDGYYLAHSVYGFFNNGGSAAYIVRVGGTDAAESQQQAPAQPTRTQAPKELTAGEPVALGAFTVSAITAGTTDGGALTVEVQDGEGEGAADRFKLIVKDGDKVVENFDVSAKKTARNYVVTQVRQRSKTIALEEASTAGGQLAKPDAQTVTLAPPAPAAPAVPDANGQVSRIETAQFIGDSSDRTGFGGLEALDEINMVAVPDLMAAYQQGIIDEEQVKAVQLGLISHCELMGDRMAIIDPPPSLNARQVRQWRQELAGYDSRYAALYYPWIKSFDPASGQSVVVPPSGHMAGIWARNDAERGVHKAPANEIVRGAVDLDLQITRGEQDLLNPIGVNCIRAFPGRGIRVWGARTMASDPAWRYLNVRRYFNYLEESILIGTQWVVFEPNDHALWARIRRNVSAFLVNEWRSGALFGARPEDAFYVKCDEETNPPESVDLGRVVCEIGIAPVKPAEFVVFRLAQFSGGGGELEE